The following are from one region of the Capsicum annuum cultivar UCD-10X-F1 chromosome 1, UCD10Xv1.1, whole genome shotgun sequence genome:
- the LOC107852252 gene encoding transcription factor bHLH91, whose product MYVEESGCFDADTHHVQNDGVLAEDVFAIQEQHTYHHNPSQQDVAAAAALEIEFQQQLNLEMEECYNNTHNNNMQDQLIHDQQNNNNNNNSNQGLSCDQSNWGEMNFPPYQNQEDSNNINNHNNFQQQNFPIPMSDAPYLTTPDLLNMFPLPRCSQSSLLPQKSPNLLTSLELIGDIDGGASTSNAVYDPSLVLPLNLPPQPPLLRELFHSFPHGYGLRNLRSNNNTSFFNGMEERDQVNGALYQDNGEGRPFDNGIFEFSAGMNDIAKNRDGIKETKHFATERQRRVHLNDKYKALRSMVPNPSKTDRASIVKDAIDYINELKRGVNELKLMVEKKRCSKDRIKRQKKEDGTSLEGLDAKQMDEVEQSYNGNSLRSSWLQRRSKNTEVDVRIVDDEVTVKLVQQKRINCLLFASKVLDELQLDLHHVAGGLIGDYYSFLFNSKISEGSTVYASAIAKKLIEVVDIQYAAIAPANSY is encoded by the exons ATGTATGTAGAAGAAAGTGGTTGCTTTGATGCTGACACTCATCATGTGCAGAATGATGGAGTACTAGCAGAAGATGTTTTTGCCATACAAGAACAACACACATATCATCACAATCCCTCCCAACAAGATGTGGCTGCCGCCGCCGCCTTGGAGATAGAATTTCAGCAGCAATTAAATCTTGAAATGGAAGAGTGTTACAATAATACTCATAACAACAACATGCAAGATCAATTGATACATGATcagcaaaataataataataataataatagcaatcaAGGGTTGtcttgtgatcaatcaaactggGGAGAAATGAATTTTCCTCCATACCAAAATCAAGAAGAcagtaataatatcaataatcacAACAACTTTCAGCAGCAAAATTTCCCAATTCCAATGTCTGATGCCCCATATCTAACAACCCCTGATCTTCTCAACATGTTTCCTTTACCAAGATGCTCACAATCCTCTTTGCTTCCTCAAAAATCTCCAAATCTGTTAACTTCACTAGAACTTATAGGTGACATTGATGGTGGTGCATCTACTTCAAATGCAGTGTATGATCCTTCTTTAGTACTCCCATTGAATCTACCCCCACAACCCCCTTTACTGAGAGAATTGTTCCACTCTTTTCCACATGGCTATGGCTTAAGAAACTTGAGAAGCAACAACAATACTTCTTTCTTTAATGGGATGGAGGAGAGAGATCAAGTGAATGGTGCTTTATACCAAGATAATGGAGAAGGAAGGCCTTTTGACAatgggatttttgagttttctgcTGGTATGAATGATATTGCCAAAAATAGAGATGGTATAAAAGAGACTAAACATTTTGCTACTGAGAGGCAAAGGAGGGTGCATTTGAATGACAAGTACAAAGCTTTGAGGAGTATGGTTCCAAATCCTAGCAAG ACCGATAGAGCATCAATAGTGAAGGATGCAATAGATTACATCAATGAGCTGAAAAGGGGAGTGAATGAGTTGAAACTTATGGTGGAGAAGAAAAGATGCAGCAAAGATAGGATTAAGAGGCAAAAGAAAGAAGATGGTACTTCCTTGGAGGGCCTTGATGCAAAGCAAATGGATGAAGTGGAGCAATCTTACAATGGGAATTCATTAAGGAGCTCATGGCTTCAAAGGAGGTCTAAGAATACTGAAGTTGATGTTCGGATCGTAGACGATGAAGTCACTGTCAAACTTGTTCAGCAGAAGAGAATCAATTGTCTTCTGTTTGCATCTAAGGTTCTTGATGAACTTCAACTGGATCTTCACCATGTTGCTGGTGGACTTATTGGTGATTATTACAGCTTCTTGTTCAACTCCAAG ATTTCTGAAGGATCAACTGTGTATGCAAGTGCAATAGCCAAGAAGCTCATTGAGGTTGTGGACATACAGTATGCAGCAATTGCACCAGCTAACAGCTATTAA